The following are encoded together in the Zingiber officinale cultivar Zhangliang chromosome 8A, Zo_v1.1, whole genome shotgun sequence genome:
- the LOC122009539 gene encoding receptor-like serine/threonine-protein kinase ALE2 isoform X4: MPIAPVSSPYSSQGKDIESHSVQIGNSERELAPSSVTFLKAGHKRSTASIPNGKHRPNSLVASGLPKFSNPSPSNKPPIVPKVAPTTAFATPNNKLHGSASSPKSITRHGHSGKSFGMLVASPPIDTQRDISPTYNSPSKAPTVIPAPDVFPKHKQNHASLPSYQAPSLAPILPPAPSPSPSPLINSGSNQGLGHSPKISPSGSTWTSKAVPPMPIWLLPPPPPNLVCSMLACAEPYTNPPPGSPCMCVLPIRVGLCLSVTLYTFFPLVSEFAQEISYGIYMKQSQVRIMGANVASEQPENTIVLIDLVPSEQKFDNITALLTFEKFWNKDIVINKSLFGNYAVLYVIYPGLPPSPPRAPVGINISGEFDNNNNGRTMKPLGVDVRKQKQKTSRNWTPVIVLSSFTALILCVGAIWLLLKHQGHSHLPEIDLHKTLSLFGKSPGTRHIILGSKLFSESASICSSVTTYNGSAKTFTLAEIERATNRFDEARVIGEGGFGRVYHGALEDGIQVAVKVLKRNDQQGGREFLAEVEMLSRLHHRNLVKLIGICIEDYTRCLVYELIPNGSVESHLHGVDKQTAPLDWNARMKIALGAARGLAYLHEDSSPGVIHRDFKSSNILLENDYTPKVSDFGLARTALDEGKLHISTQVMGTFGYVAPEYAMTGHLLVKSDVYSYGVVLLELLTGRKPVDMLRPSGQENLVTWARPLLTNMDNLKMIIDPVLATSVLIDSVAKVAAIASMCVQPEVSHRPFMGEVVQALKLVYNECNQINFTTRSCNQDEFSTQDAGAGVSNLSCLESERVLLEFDGLDKSIFDKDEASSFQWHSASGPLAMTKSKEFWQRLRSFSTGSVSEPRAPNRFGTSSTYCK; the protein is encoded by the exons ATGCCTATTGCACCAGTTTCATCACCCTACTCTTCACagggaaaagatatagaaagccATTCTGTACAAATTGGGAATTCTGAGAGAGAATTGGCACCTAGTTCAGTCACTTTCCTCAAAG CAGGTCATAAGAGGTCAACAGCTAGCATTCCGAATGGAAAGCATCGACCAAATTCTCTTGTGGCTTCAG GTCTTCCAAAATtctcaaatccaagtccatccaACAAGCCACCAATTGTACCAAAAGTAGCTCCAACAACTGCATTTGCTACACCCAATAACAAACTTCATG GATCTGCATCATCACCTAAATCAATTACCCGTCATGGCCATAGTGGGAAGAGCTTTGGCATGCTAGTTGCTTCCCCACCAATCGATACTCAGAGGGATATATCTCCAACATATAACTCACCCTCAAAag CTCCTACAGTCATTCCAGCTCCTGATGTCTTCCCTAAGCATAAACAAAATCATGCTTCTCTACCATCTTATCAAG CCCCTTCTTTGGCTCCTATCCTGCCTCCAGCTCCTTCACCATCACCATCACCTTTAATAAATTCTGGCTCTAATCAAG GGTTAGGCCATTCTCCCAAAATTTCTCCATCTGGCTCTACTTGGACCTCAAAAGCAGTCCCACCAATGCCTATATGGTtgctaccacctccacctcctaaTTTGG TTTGTAGTATGTTGGCATGTGCAGAGCCTTACACCAATCCACCTCCTGGATCACCATGCATGTGTGTATTGCCAATCAGAGTTGGACTTTGTCTCAGTGTCACTTTATATACCTTTTTTCCTCTGGTCTCTGAGTTTGCCCAAGAAATTTCCTATGGAATCTATATGAAGCAAAGCCAAGTGCGCATTATGGGAGCAAATGTTGCCAGTGAGCAGCCTGAGAACACAATCGTTCTCATTGATTTGGTGCCTAGTGAACAGAAGTTTGATAATATTACAGCATTGTTGACATTTGAGAAGTTCTGGAATAAGGATATTGTCATAAACAAATCACTTTTTGGTAATTAtgctgtattatatgttatttatCCAG GACTTCCTCCCTCACCACCTAGAGCTCCTGTTGGCATTAACATTAGCGGGGAATTTGACAATAACAACAATGGCCGGACAATGAAGCCTCTAGGAGTTGATGtgagaaaacaaaaacaaaagaccAGCAGGAATTGGACTCCCGTTATTGTTCTTTCATCATTTACAGCGTTAATATTGTGTGTGGGGGCTATATGGCTTCTGTTGAAGCATCAAGGTCACAGTCATCTGCCTGAAATAGATCTTCATAAAACACTTTCTTTATTTGGGAAATCACCAG GTACAAGACACATCATATTAGGAAGTAAGCTTTTTTCAGAATCAGCTTCCATTTGCTCTAGTGTCACAACATATAATGGATCAGCAAAGACATTTACTTTAGCTGAGATTGAGAGAGCTACAAACAGATTTGATGAAGCCAGAGTTATTGGAGAAGGTGGTTTTGGCCGTGTCTATCATGGTGCACTTGAAGATGGAATTCAGGTTGCTGTAAAGGTCCTTAAGAGAAATGACCAGCAAGGTGGACGAGAGTTTTTGGCTGAGGTTGAGATGCTTAGCCGTTTGCATCACAGGAACTTAGTCAAGCTGATTGGCATTTGCATTGAGGATTATACACGGTGCCTTGTCTATGAACTAATCCCAAATGGTAGCGTGGAATCTCATTTACATG GTGTAGACAAGCAAACTGCTCCACTTGACTGGAATGCTCGTATGAAAATTGCACTTGGTGCAGCTCGAGGCCTTGCTTATTTGCATGAGGATTCGAGCCCTGGGGTTATACATCGCGATTTCAAGTCCAGTAACATCTTGTTGGAGAATGATTATACCCCTAAGGTGTCTGATTTTGGTCTGGCTCGAACTGCCTTGGATGAGGGAAAATTGCATATCTCAACCCAAGTTATGGGAACCTTTGG ATATGTTGCCCCGGAATATGCAATGACAGGGCACCTTCTCGTCAAGAGTGATGTCTATAGTTATGGTGTTGTGCTTCTTGAGTTGCTCACTGGTAGAAAGCCAGTTGACATGTTACGACCATCAGGTCAGGAAAATCTGGTTACATGGGCTCGTCCTCTCCTTACGAATATGGATAATTTGAAGATGATCATCGATCCAGTTCTTGCGACAAGTGTTCTGATAGATAGTGTGGCAAAAGTTGCAGCGATTGCGTCAATGTGTGTCCAGCCTGAAGTCTCCCACCGCCCATTCATGGGTGAGGTAGTTCAGGCCTTAAAGTTGGTATATAACGAATGCAACCAGATTAATTTTACAACAAGAAGCTGCAACCAGGATGAGTTCTCAACTCAAGATGCAGGAGCTGGGGTCAGTAATCTATCATGTCTTGAATCTGAAAGGGTTCTATTGGAATTCGATGGGTTGGATAAATCAATATTTGATAAAGATGAAGCTAGTTCATTCCAATGGCACTCGGCCTCAGGCCCTTTGGCCATGACCAAGAGCAAAGAGTTTTGGCAAAGACTAAGAAGTTTTTCAACTGGAAGTGTGAGTGAGCCCAGAGCTCCAAATAGATTTGGCACAAGTTCAACTTATTGTAAATAG
- the LOC122009539 gene encoding receptor-like serine/threonine-protein kinase ALE2 isoform X2 codes for MFRRCELSCRWIFCVLAVSSSICRLEGLSMPIAPVSSPYSSQGKDIESHSVQIGNSERELAPSSVTFLKGHKRSTASIPNGKHRPNSLVASGLPKFSNPSPSNKPPIVPKVAPTTAFATPNNKLHGSASSPKSITRHGHSGKSFGMLVASPPIDTQRDISPTYNSPSKAPTVIPAPDVFPKHKQNHASLPSYQAPSLAPILPPAPSPSPSPLINSGSNQGLGHSPKISPSGSTWTSKAVPPMPIWLLPPPPPNLVCSMLACAEPYTNPPPGSPCMCVLPIRVGLCLSVTLYTFFPLVSEFAQEISYGIYMKQSQVRIMGANVASEQPENTIVLIDLVPSEQKFDNITALLTFEKFWNKDIVINKSLFGNYAVLYVIYPGLPPSPPRAPVGINISGEFDNNNNGRTMKPLGVDVRKQKQKTSRNWTPVIVLSSFTALILCVGAIWLLLKHQGHSHLPEIDLHKTLSLFGKSPGTRHIILGSKLFSESASICSSVTTYNGSAKTFTLAEIERATNRFDEARVIGEGGFGRVYHGALEDGIQVAVKVLKRNDQQGGREFLAEVEMLSRLHHRNLVKLIGICIEDYTRCLVYELIPNGSVESHLHGVDKQTAPLDWNARMKIALGAARGLAYLHEDSSPGVIHRDFKSSNILLENDYTPKVSDFGLARTALDEGKLHISTQVMGTFGYVAPEYAMTGHLLVKSDVYSYGVVLLELLTGRKPVDMLRPSGQENLVTWARPLLTNMDNLKMIIDPVLATSVLIDSVAKVAAIASMCVQPEVSHRPFMGEVVQALKLVYNECNQINFTTRSCNQDEFSTQDAGAGVSNLSCLESERVLLEFDGLDKSIFDKDEASSFQWHSASGPLAMTKSKEFWQRLRSFSTGSVSEPRAPNRFGTSSTYCK; via the exons GGCTTAGCATGCCTATTGCACCAGTTTCATCACCCTACTCTTCACagggaaaagatatagaaagccATTCTGTACAAATTGGGAATTCTGAGAGAGAATTGGCACCTAGTTCAGTCACTTTCCTCAAAG GTCATAAGAGGTCAACAGCTAGCATTCCGAATGGAAAGCATCGACCAAATTCTCTTGTGGCTTCAG GTCTTCCAAAATtctcaaatccaagtccatccaACAAGCCACCAATTGTACCAAAAGTAGCTCCAACAACTGCATTTGCTACACCCAATAACAAACTTCATG GATCTGCATCATCACCTAAATCAATTACCCGTCATGGCCATAGTGGGAAGAGCTTTGGCATGCTAGTTGCTTCCCCACCAATCGATACTCAGAGGGATATATCTCCAACATATAACTCACCCTCAAAag CTCCTACAGTCATTCCAGCTCCTGATGTCTTCCCTAAGCATAAACAAAATCATGCTTCTCTACCATCTTATCAAG CCCCTTCTTTGGCTCCTATCCTGCCTCCAGCTCCTTCACCATCACCATCACCTTTAATAAATTCTGGCTCTAATCAAG GGTTAGGCCATTCTCCCAAAATTTCTCCATCTGGCTCTACTTGGACCTCAAAAGCAGTCCCACCAATGCCTATATGGTtgctaccacctccacctcctaaTTTGG TTTGTAGTATGTTGGCATGTGCAGAGCCTTACACCAATCCACCTCCTGGATCACCATGCATGTGTGTATTGCCAATCAGAGTTGGACTTTGTCTCAGTGTCACTTTATATACCTTTTTTCCTCTGGTCTCTGAGTTTGCCCAAGAAATTTCCTATGGAATCTATATGAAGCAAAGCCAAGTGCGCATTATGGGAGCAAATGTTGCCAGTGAGCAGCCTGAGAACACAATCGTTCTCATTGATTTGGTGCCTAGTGAACAGAAGTTTGATAATATTACAGCATTGTTGACATTTGAGAAGTTCTGGAATAAGGATATTGTCATAAACAAATCACTTTTTGGTAATTAtgctgtattatatgttatttatCCAG GACTTCCTCCCTCACCACCTAGAGCTCCTGTTGGCATTAACATTAGCGGGGAATTTGACAATAACAACAATGGCCGGACAATGAAGCCTCTAGGAGTTGATGtgagaaaacaaaaacaaaagaccAGCAGGAATTGGACTCCCGTTATTGTTCTTTCATCATTTACAGCGTTAATATTGTGTGTGGGGGCTATATGGCTTCTGTTGAAGCATCAAGGTCACAGTCATCTGCCTGAAATAGATCTTCATAAAACACTTTCTTTATTTGGGAAATCACCAG GTACAAGACACATCATATTAGGAAGTAAGCTTTTTTCAGAATCAGCTTCCATTTGCTCTAGTGTCACAACATATAATGGATCAGCAAAGACATTTACTTTAGCTGAGATTGAGAGAGCTACAAACAGATTTGATGAAGCCAGAGTTATTGGAGAAGGTGGTTTTGGCCGTGTCTATCATGGTGCACTTGAAGATGGAATTCAGGTTGCTGTAAAGGTCCTTAAGAGAAATGACCAGCAAGGTGGACGAGAGTTTTTGGCTGAGGTTGAGATGCTTAGCCGTTTGCATCACAGGAACTTAGTCAAGCTGATTGGCATTTGCATTGAGGATTATACACGGTGCCTTGTCTATGAACTAATCCCAAATGGTAGCGTGGAATCTCATTTACATG GTGTAGACAAGCAAACTGCTCCACTTGACTGGAATGCTCGTATGAAAATTGCACTTGGTGCAGCTCGAGGCCTTGCTTATTTGCATGAGGATTCGAGCCCTGGGGTTATACATCGCGATTTCAAGTCCAGTAACATCTTGTTGGAGAATGATTATACCCCTAAGGTGTCTGATTTTGGTCTGGCTCGAACTGCCTTGGATGAGGGAAAATTGCATATCTCAACCCAAGTTATGGGAACCTTTGG ATATGTTGCCCCGGAATATGCAATGACAGGGCACCTTCTCGTCAAGAGTGATGTCTATAGTTATGGTGTTGTGCTTCTTGAGTTGCTCACTGGTAGAAAGCCAGTTGACATGTTACGACCATCAGGTCAGGAAAATCTGGTTACATGGGCTCGTCCTCTCCTTACGAATATGGATAATTTGAAGATGATCATCGATCCAGTTCTTGCGACAAGTGTTCTGATAGATAGTGTGGCAAAAGTTGCAGCGATTGCGTCAATGTGTGTCCAGCCTGAAGTCTCCCACCGCCCATTCATGGGTGAGGTAGTTCAGGCCTTAAAGTTGGTATATAACGAATGCAACCAGATTAATTTTACAACAAGAAGCTGCAACCAGGATGAGTTCTCAACTCAAGATGCAGGAGCTGGGGTCAGTAATCTATCATGTCTTGAATCTGAAAGGGTTCTATTGGAATTCGATGGGTTGGATAAATCAATATTTGATAAAGATGAAGCTAGTTCATTCCAATGGCACTCGGCCTCAGGCCCTTTGGCCATGACCAAGAGCAAAGAGTTTTGGCAAAGACTAAGAAGTTTTTCAACTGGAAGTGTGAGTGAGCCCAGAGCTCCAAATAGATTTGGCACAAGTTCAACTTATTGTAAATAG
- the LOC122009539 gene encoding receptor-like serine/threonine-protein kinase ALE2 isoform X1 — protein MFRRCELSCRWIFCVLAVSSSICRLEGLSMPIAPVSSPYSSQGKDIESHSVQIGNSERELAPSSVTFLKAGHKRSTASIPNGKHRPNSLVASGLPKFSNPSPSNKPPIVPKVAPTTAFATPNNKLHGSASSPKSITRHGHSGKSFGMLVASPPIDTQRDISPTYNSPSKAPTVIPAPDVFPKHKQNHASLPSYQAPSLAPILPPAPSPSPSPLINSGSNQGLGHSPKISPSGSTWTSKAVPPMPIWLLPPPPPNLVCSMLACAEPYTNPPPGSPCMCVLPIRVGLCLSVTLYTFFPLVSEFAQEISYGIYMKQSQVRIMGANVASEQPENTIVLIDLVPSEQKFDNITALLTFEKFWNKDIVINKSLFGNYAVLYVIYPGLPPSPPRAPVGINISGEFDNNNNGRTMKPLGVDVRKQKQKTSRNWTPVIVLSSFTALILCVGAIWLLLKHQGHSHLPEIDLHKTLSLFGKSPGTRHIILGSKLFSESASICSSVTTYNGSAKTFTLAEIERATNRFDEARVIGEGGFGRVYHGALEDGIQVAVKVLKRNDQQGGREFLAEVEMLSRLHHRNLVKLIGICIEDYTRCLVYELIPNGSVESHLHGVDKQTAPLDWNARMKIALGAARGLAYLHEDSSPGVIHRDFKSSNILLENDYTPKVSDFGLARTALDEGKLHISTQVMGTFGYVAPEYAMTGHLLVKSDVYSYGVVLLELLTGRKPVDMLRPSGQENLVTWARPLLTNMDNLKMIIDPVLATSVLIDSVAKVAAIASMCVQPEVSHRPFMGEVVQALKLVYNECNQINFTTRSCNQDEFSTQDAGAGVSNLSCLESERVLLEFDGLDKSIFDKDEASSFQWHSASGPLAMTKSKEFWQRLRSFSTGSVSEPRAPNRFGTSSTYCK, from the exons GGCTTAGCATGCCTATTGCACCAGTTTCATCACCCTACTCTTCACagggaaaagatatagaaagccATTCTGTACAAATTGGGAATTCTGAGAGAGAATTGGCACCTAGTTCAGTCACTTTCCTCAAAG CAGGTCATAAGAGGTCAACAGCTAGCATTCCGAATGGAAAGCATCGACCAAATTCTCTTGTGGCTTCAG GTCTTCCAAAATtctcaaatccaagtccatccaACAAGCCACCAATTGTACCAAAAGTAGCTCCAACAACTGCATTTGCTACACCCAATAACAAACTTCATG GATCTGCATCATCACCTAAATCAATTACCCGTCATGGCCATAGTGGGAAGAGCTTTGGCATGCTAGTTGCTTCCCCACCAATCGATACTCAGAGGGATATATCTCCAACATATAACTCACCCTCAAAag CTCCTACAGTCATTCCAGCTCCTGATGTCTTCCCTAAGCATAAACAAAATCATGCTTCTCTACCATCTTATCAAG CCCCTTCTTTGGCTCCTATCCTGCCTCCAGCTCCTTCACCATCACCATCACCTTTAATAAATTCTGGCTCTAATCAAG GGTTAGGCCATTCTCCCAAAATTTCTCCATCTGGCTCTACTTGGACCTCAAAAGCAGTCCCACCAATGCCTATATGGTtgctaccacctccacctcctaaTTTGG TTTGTAGTATGTTGGCATGTGCAGAGCCTTACACCAATCCACCTCCTGGATCACCATGCATGTGTGTATTGCCAATCAGAGTTGGACTTTGTCTCAGTGTCACTTTATATACCTTTTTTCCTCTGGTCTCTGAGTTTGCCCAAGAAATTTCCTATGGAATCTATATGAAGCAAAGCCAAGTGCGCATTATGGGAGCAAATGTTGCCAGTGAGCAGCCTGAGAACACAATCGTTCTCATTGATTTGGTGCCTAGTGAACAGAAGTTTGATAATATTACAGCATTGTTGACATTTGAGAAGTTCTGGAATAAGGATATTGTCATAAACAAATCACTTTTTGGTAATTAtgctgtattatatgttatttatCCAG GACTTCCTCCCTCACCACCTAGAGCTCCTGTTGGCATTAACATTAGCGGGGAATTTGACAATAACAACAATGGCCGGACAATGAAGCCTCTAGGAGTTGATGtgagaaaacaaaaacaaaagaccAGCAGGAATTGGACTCCCGTTATTGTTCTTTCATCATTTACAGCGTTAATATTGTGTGTGGGGGCTATATGGCTTCTGTTGAAGCATCAAGGTCACAGTCATCTGCCTGAAATAGATCTTCATAAAACACTTTCTTTATTTGGGAAATCACCAG GTACAAGACACATCATATTAGGAAGTAAGCTTTTTTCAGAATCAGCTTCCATTTGCTCTAGTGTCACAACATATAATGGATCAGCAAAGACATTTACTTTAGCTGAGATTGAGAGAGCTACAAACAGATTTGATGAAGCCAGAGTTATTGGAGAAGGTGGTTTTGGCCGTGTCTATCATGGTGCACTTGAAGATGGAATTCAGGTTGCTGTAAAGGTCCTTAAGAGAAATGACCAGCAAGGTGGACGAGAGTTTTTGGCTGAGGTTGAGATGCTTAGCCGTTTGCATCACAGGAACTTAGTCAAGCTGATTGGCATTTGCATTGAGGATTATACACGGTGCCTTGTCTATGAACTAATCCCAAATGGTAGCGTGGAATCTCATTTACATG GTGTAGACAAGCAAACTGCTCCACTTGACTGGAATGCTCGTATGAAAATTGCACTTGGTGCAGCTCGAGGCCTTGCTTATTTGCATGAGGATTCGAGCCCTGGGGTTATACATCGCGATTTCAAGTCCAGTAACATCTTGTTGGAGAATGATTATACCCCTAAGGTGTCTGATTTTGGTCTGGCTCGAACTGCCTTGGATGAGGGAAAATTGCATATCTCAACCCAAGTTATGGGAACCTTTGG ATATGTTGCCCCGGAATATGCAATGACAGGGCACCTTCTCGTCAAGAGTGATGTCTATAGTTATGGTGTTGTGCTTCTTGAGTTGCTCACTGGTAGAAAGCCAGTTGACATGTTACGACCATCAGGTCAGGAAAATCTGGTTACATGGGCTCGTCCTCTCCTTACGAATATGGATAATTTGAAGATGATCATCGATCCAGTTCTTGCGACAAGTGTTCTGATAGATAGTGTGGCAAAAGTTGCAGCGATTGCGTCAATGTGTGTCCAGCCTGAAGTCTCCCACCGCCCATTCATGGGTGAGGTAGTTCAGGCCTTAAAGTTGGTATATAACGAATGCAACCAGATTAATTTTACAACAAGAAGCTGCAACCAGGATGAGTTCTCAACTCAAGATGCAGGAGCTGGGGTCAGTAATCTATCATGTCTTGAATCTGAAAGGGTTCTATTGGAATTCGATGGGTTGGATAAATCAATATTTGATAAAGATGAAGCTAGTTCATTCCAATGGCACTCGGCCTCAGGCCCTTTGGCCATGACCAAGAGCAAAGAGTTTTGGCAAAGACTAAGAAGTTTTTCAACTGGAAGTGTGAGTGAGCCCAGAGCTCCAAATAGATTTGGCACAAGTTCAACTTATTGTAAATAG
- the LOC122009539 gene encoding receptor-like serine/threonine-protein kinase ALE2 isoform X5 codes for MLVASPPIDTQRDISPTYNSPSKAPTVIPAPDVFPKHKQNHASLPSYQAPSLAPILPPAPSPSPSPLINSGSNQGLGHSPKISPSGSTWTSKAVPPMPIWLLPPPPPNLVCSMLACAEPYTNPPPGSPCMCVLPIRVGLCLSVTLYTFFPLVSEFAQEISYGIYMKQSQVRIMGANVASEQPENTIVLIDLVPSEQKFDNITALLTFEKFWNKDIVINKSLFGNYAVLYVIYPGLPPSPPRAPVGINISGEFDNNNNGRTMKPLGVDVRKQKQKTSRNWTPVIVLSSFTALILCVGAIWLLLKHQGHSHLPEIDLHKTLSLFGKSPGTRHIILGSKLFSESASICSSVTTYNGSAKTFTLAEIERATNRFDEARVIGEGGFGRVYHGALEDGIQVAVKVLKRNDQQGGREFLAEVEMLSRLHHRNLVKLIGICIEDYTRCLVYELIPNGSVESHLHGVDKQTAPLDWNARMKIALGAARGLAYLHEDSSPGVIHRDFKSSNILLENDYTPKVSDFGLARTALDEGKLHISTQVMGTFGYVAPEYAMTGHLLVKSDVYSYGVVLLELLTGRKPVDMLRPSGQENLVTWARPLLTNMDNLKMIIDPVLATSVLIDSVAKVAAIASMCVQPEVSHRPFMGEVVQALKLVYNECNQINFTTRSCNQDEFSTQDAGAGVSNLSCLESERVLLEFDGLDKSIFDKDEASSFQWHSASGPLAMTKSKEFWQRLRSFSTGSVSEPRAPNRFGTSSTYCK; via the exons ATGCTAGTTGCTTCCCCACCAATCGATACTCAGAGGGATATATCTCCAACATATAACTCACCCTCAAAag CTCCTACAGTCATTCCAGCTCCTGATGTCTTCCCTAAGCATAAACAAAATCATGCTTCTCTACCATCTTATCAAG CCCCTTCTTTGGCTCCTATCCTGCCTCCAGCTCCTTCACCATCACCATCACCTTTAATAAATTCTGGCTCTAATCAAG GGTTAGGCCATTCTCCCAAAATTTCTCCATCTGGCTCTACTTGGACCTCAAAAGCAGTCCCACCAATGCCTATATGGTtgctaccacctccacctcctaaTTTGG TTTGTAGTATGTTGGCATGTGCAGAGCCTTACACCAATCCACCTCCTGGATCACCATGCATGTGTGTATTGCCAATCAGAGTTGGACTTTGTCTCAGTGTCACTTTATATACCTTTTTTCCTCTGGTCTCTGAGTTTGCCCAAGAAATTTCCTATGGAATCTATATGAAGCAAAGCCAAGTGCGCATTATGGGAGCAAATGTTGCCAGTGAGCAGCCTGAGAACACAATCGTTCTCATTGATTTGGTGCCTAGTGAACAGAAGTTTGATAATATTACAGCATTGTTGACATTTGAGAAGTTCTGGAATAAGGATATTGTCATAAACAAATCACTTTTTGGTAATTAtgctgtattatatgttatttatCCAG GACTTCCTCCCTCACCACCTAGAGCTCCTGTTGGCATTAACATTAGCGGGGAATTTGACAATAACAACAATGGCCGGACAATGAAGCCTCTAGGAGTTGATGtgagaaaacaaaaacaaaagaccAGCAGGAATTGGACTCCCGTTATTGTTCTTTCATCATTTACAGCGTTAATATTGTGTGTGGGGGCTATATGGCTTCTGTTGAAGCATCAAGGTCACAGTCATCTGCCTGAAATAGATCTTCATAAAACACTTTCTTTATTTGGGAAATCACCAG GTACAAGACACATCATATTAGGAAGTAAGCTTTTTTCAGAATCAGCTTCCATTTGCTCTAGTGTCACAACATATAATGGATCAGCAAAGACATTTACTTTAGCTGAGATTGAGAGAGCTACAAACAGATTTGATGAAGCCAGAGTTATTGGAGAAGGTGGTTTTGGCCGTGTCTATCATGGTGCACTTGAAGATGGAATTCAGGTTGCTGTAAAGGTCCTTAAGAGAAATGACCAGCAAGGTGGACGAGAGTTTTTGGCTGAGGTTGAGATGCTTAGCCGTTTGCATCACAGGAACTTAGTCAAGCTGATTGGCATTTGCATTGAGGATTATACACGGTGCCTTGTCTATGAACTAATCCCAAATGGTAGCGTGGAATCTCATTTACATG GTGTAGACAAGCAAACTGCTCCACTTGACTGGAATGCTCGTATGAAAATTGCACTTGGTGCAGCTCGAGGCCTTGCTTATTTGCATGAGGATTCGAGCCCTGGGGTTATACATCGCGATTTCAAGTCCAGTAACATCTTGTTGGAGAATGATTATACCCCTAAGGTGTCTGATTTTGGTCTGGCTCGAACTGCCTTGGATGAGGGAAAATTGCATATCTCAACCCAAGTTATGGGAACCTTTGG ATATGTTGCCCCGGAATATGCAATGACAGGGCACCTTCTCGTCAAGAGTGATGTCTATAGTTATGGTGTTGTGCTTCTTGAGTTGCTCACTGGTAGAAAGCCAGTTGACATGTTACGACCATCAGGTCAGGAAAATCTGGTTACATGGGCTCGTCCTCTCCTTACGAATATGGATAATTTGAAGATGATCATCGATCCAGTTCTTGCGACAAGTGTTCTGATAGATAGTGTGGCAAAAGTTGCAGCGATTGCGTCAATGTGTGTCCAGCCTGAAGTCTCCCACCGCCCATTCATGGGTGAGGTAGTTCAGGCCTTAAAGTTGGTATATAACGAATGCAACCAGATTAATTTTACAACAAGAAGCTGCAACCAGGATGAGTTCTCAACTCAAGATGCAGGAGCTGGGGTCAGTAATCTATCATGTCTTGAATCTGAAAGGGTTCTATTGGAATTCGATGGGTTGGATAAATCAATATTTGATAAAGATGAAGCTAGTTCATTCCAATGGCACTCGGCCTCAGGCCCTTTGGCCATGACCAAGAGCAAAGAGTTTTGGCAAAGACTAAGAAGTTTTTCAACTGGAAGTGTGAGTGAGCCCAGAGCTCCAAATAGATTTGGCACAAGTTCAACTTATTGTAAATAG